A genomic window from Salmo salar chromosome ssa23, Ssal_v3.1, whole genome shotgun sequence includes:
- the LOC106584705 gene encoding transcription factor PU.1: MHRMESYIISSASEEIISYDPENYRPPVELYSYLTNVGELHDEHGWDYHSDRGMHQSDLLETPSQESHLTELQSVHSQQLLHPYRYPDTDTLHLPLVDPGLGPLTLSPQMPYCSRTVYYHQQPPVSPSRYCSEEEGPGGHSPTLEVSEGEEDYGDHIPSGGDSSSKRKIRLYQFLLDLLKKGDMKDSVWWVEREKGIFQFSSKHKETLANRWGTQKGNRKKMTYQKMARALRNYSKTGEIKKVKKKLTYQFSAEVLRKVSTTERRHFPH; encoded by the exons GCATCTGAAGAAATAATCTCATATGATCCCGAGAATTATCGACCACCAGTAGAGTTGTACTCATATCTCACCAATGTTGGAGAACTTCACGATG AACACGGTTGGGACTACCACTCTGACAGAGGCATGCACCAGAGTGACTTGTTGGAAACTCCCTCACAAGAGAGtcacctgacagagctccagagtgtcCATTCCCAACAACTCCTCCACCCCTATCGCTACCCCGATACCGACACCCTCCATCTACCACTAGTAGACCCAGGACTGGGacccctaaccctatccccaCAG ATGCCTTATTGCAGCCGTACAGTGTATTACCATCAGCAACCTCCTGTGTCCCCTAGCCGCTACTGCTCAGAGGAGGAGGGACCTGGGGGCCACAGCCCCACCCTGGAGGtgtctgagggagaggaggactacGGAGACCATATCCCCTCTGGGGGAGACTCCA GTAGCAAGAGGAAGATCCGTCTGTACCAGTTCCTGCTGGATCTGCTGAAGAAAGGAGACATGAAGGACAGCGTGTGGTGGGtggaaagagagaaaggtatCTTCCAGTTCTCTTCTAAACACAAGGAGACTCTGGCCAATCGATGGGGCACGCAAAAAGGAAACAGGAAGAAGATGACCTACCAGAAGATGGCCAGGGCCCTGCGGAACTACAGCAAGACGGGAGAGATCAAAAAGGTCAAGAAGAAACTGACCTACCAGTTCAGTGCAGAGGTACTGAGGAAAGTCTCAACTACAGAGAGGAGGCACTTCCCTCACTAA